In the genome of Acetonema longum DSM 6540, the window CGGATAGCCGCCTCACGGCCGGCGCCCGGTCCCTTTACATAGACTTCAATTTGTTTCAGGCCATGTTCCATCGCGGCTTTAGCAGCCTGTTCAGCAGCCATCTGGGCCGCGAAAGGGGTGCTTTTCCGGGAACCTCTGAAGCCAAGGCCACCGGCGCTGGCCCAGGACAAAGCATTGCCGCGCGAATCGGTGATGGTCACGATGGTATTGTTAAAGGTGGAGCGGATATGAGCAACGCCATACTCAATATTTTTCCGTTCTTTCCGTTTAGTTCTGACGACTCTTTTTGCTACCAATCGTTATTTCCCTCCTTTTCTTTGTGATTCCTTTTATTTTTTGCGTCTCACGCCAACAGTCCGTTTCGGCCCTTTGCGGGTACGGGCATTGGTTTTAGTCTTCTGTCCCCGCACCGGCAATCCGGCCCGATGCCGTTTGCCGCGATAACTGCCGATTTCGATCAGTCGCTTGATGTTCAGGGATTCTTCCCGTCTCAGGTCGCCTTCCACTTTGTAGTTCTTGTCAATGGCCTCACGCAGTTTGGCGACTTCTTCTTCGGTCAAATCACGAACCCGGGTATCAGGGCTGATTCCGGTTTTCGCAAGGATTTCTTTAGATAGAGTTAAACCGAGACCGTAAATATATGTCAATGCGATTTCGATCCGCTTGTCGCGTGGTAAATCCACCCCGGCTATACGTGCCATCTGGTATACACCTCCTACCCTTGTTTTTGTTTATGCTTTGGATTTTCACAAATCACCATGACATGGCCCTTGCGTTTAATTACTTTGCATTTTTCGCATATAGGCTTAACCGATGGTCTAACCTTCATAGTGAAGCCTCCTTACATATTACCCGATTTGTCGGTGTTTTTAATTGAAAAACAATTATTTAAAACGATACGTAATCCGGCCTCGTTTTAAGTCATAAGGGGTAATCTCCACCGTAACTTTATCGCCCGGCAAAATCCGGATAAAATTCATACGCATTTTACCGGAGATATGCGCCAGCACGATATGTCCATTTTCCAATTTGACCTGGAACATGGCATTGGGTAACGCTTCGACTACCGTGCCTTCTACCTCTACCACATCTTCCTTGGACACGCTCTCTCCTCCTCATCCGTTTCTCTTTACGGCACAGCTTCCCGCCGTGCATGATGTTTTCCGGTTTCATTAGCGAACCACGCCGGACCTGATTCTTTTTAAGCTCTCGTCAGAATCTCCGGCCCGTGCGCGGTGATAGCGATGGTGTGCTCAAAGTGAGCCGAACACTTGCCGTCGGTGGTGACTACAGTCCAGTCGTCCTCCAGCGTCTTTACAGCGTAAGTTCCCACGTTCACCATCGGTTCAATCGCTAATACCATACCGGTTTTTAATCTCGGACCGTGCCCAGGACTTCCGTAATTCGGAATCTGGGGGTCCTCATGCATGCTCCGGCCAATTCCGTGCCCGACATAATCCCGAACTACACTGAACCCGTTGCTTTCCAC includes:
- the infA gene encoding translation initiation factor IF-1; this translates as MSKEDVVEVEGTVVEALPNAMFQVKLENGHIVLAHISGKMRMNFIRILPGDKVTVEITPYDLKRGRITYRFK
- the rpmJ gene encoding 50S ribosomal protein L36, with product MKVRPSVKPICEKCKVIKRKGHVMVICENPKHKQKQG
- the rpsK gene encoding 30S ribosomal protein S11, which codes for MVAKRVVRTKRKERKNIEYGVAHIRSTFNNTIVTITDSRGNALSWASAGGLGFRGSRKSTPFAAQMAAEQAAKAAMEHGLKQIEVYVKGPGAGREAAIRSLQAAGLEVNLIKDVTPIPHNGCRPPKRRRV
- the rpsM gene encoding 30S ribosomal protein S13 gives rise to the protein MARIAGVDLPRDKRIEIALTYIYGLGLTLSKEILAKTGISPDTRVRDLTEEEVAKLREAIDKNYKVEGDLRREESLNIKRLIEIGSYRGKRHRAGLPVRGQKTKTNARTRKGPKRTVGVRRKK